The Gallus gallus isolate bGalGal1 chromosome 3, bGalGal1.mat.broiler.GRCg7b, whole genome shotgun sequence genome window below encodes:
- the LOC421441 gene encoding uncharacterized protein LOC421441 produces MSGSTARKVQPFTISTKLSLPKCAAEFSADSCPGIALASALDGRRGLRAGLEQRISLYLAQARAGPREQPRGTGSGTGAGPAGGGEEERVSRGALARSIKRITLSNWHGGDAGAPRDPARVGGERNHNNNNSGAGTAHVKVFLRKDVDAEDEKREAGSPRSGGFSSPVDGGSPFGMLAGAPPAAPHRESPRSKELVAARSSRQIAVGPPGTPEPSPPLAQFNREVLQAEGWVLGKLRDLKDGCDLQDWEQATQTLQREMKDFENTLIKLNQMGEQLMCGPSPGAEAVRRQLLALREQWQLLRQTAANQSRALGGLRSLQDFGRKAERLEAWMRSKEEKPSLAALLQESPDKIQLTRRILDLKQEEQQFQSLHEELNSLAQKLEKQGKSESRTISARRKHLNKMWLRLQGTLKEHHEALQLALEVATFLQQADALLDAIHAKRRNVCSGGKQGEAEMSRDQDVRDIASQVMMLDVTVSQLLSLQPSLAARVTAKHRDVKESWAQLQQALRNEKAPALAPVSGFPGSEAVAVITEPCGRVIVQELEGKNTGDRQKRGPGVTVQKDVARKMVEHVRGERSSPGSAAPGGDSKRKRKVPAEAERGTRPLEAQVQGACQEEQEAAGSPQVEAMLRELGELWEDLQRKHQENGAVLREIDKALRLVGELDRAERWLQAVAGSLSEPAPMRSPTELRRDLEGTDQLERQLTLCGLKLQALREEAASETSVEHEGAKKMQRKVEMVEEKLARVQSALRRRAADLRDSLVLSEFLQNLQEEESRSRQGPEAPGSRCRGSQGAFPPLSAQAEDSKEVSSPLGELQEAVEMLNSAVKERERVVEVAVETESLECLVAEVSPCLEALCCEAKALARDTAQAESGFTTVKSEKDLPGLQGLQSRQQEMERVVSESLQGKLEELERKASRLQELCPTHLCPIGREAQRTLRVWAELRELLQETRAHVQQAGRLRHFFKDYLAMISWTEDTRAQIFSESPSSHGLLEPQCEELERKIEAKLKEFEKLAAAGQQLVAEEHNLSAMIQERLEELQSMLGWVLVRWRAQRHQRDPGNKQEDRKDPESPLQASPASQEQSAPCAGESILSPDRITLCSLPTPVPGPEPQVPVGAVGSLPASPLSDTPLGGEQSWGKPSNLGPPEEAVAWDSSETSTLLLPPRGPSGLGGTVNLILSISKKGEKKKVQIEEAPRTAPLEESYGEKARKSSSTPQLVKRPPAAPSRPPAPGAGTSPASHTLPKAGAGSLFNSLQRRERAKAEQARLLTLQGIMGSSSLQPSPEERRGPTNTWPLKCGRRKAAGAAPSPPLGELLLYVKNPLVRDIDAECGATPGHPQPRCVSPGSKPACPQLALGSVLSLELPKDLGCLRDAAPREEERQGAGVRLWQPGCETGRQEEGTGGQSRDLGKAPKGERGTWFEEVSFNPSYGRHKAWGLEEHRSPRQASSAGEGIVDSRPSRPPHVSSRERDALATRSYRDGSPGSGAGRHEAARPELGPSPAGTSGAAGAVPSAACASPAAPTQLSVFEWELGPPQPPSPVLGTDVCRPARGQFEEEEEELQAIWDGASEWRAPSRTAGSPPGSDTAGRPLILSAANNVLVAKFTLPGAAQLLHSPHGEKSHGATPCLEEPPSTAPSDSPGTWDRHRQREEEREGSKAATGKVEFQMMEGTLERKHVLQAGGRKASCRTWGLFHAVLMRQTLCFYQDRKDSLKSSVVALPLNLSGAVCTPDTEYVKKTNCFRLQLRDGSEYLLRAPSQPLMNEWVSKLQQNSGFPEVDYFQAATQCIESPRAAGGFSKMPGPGSPHLQGHHQAMTAKSPEIVVLPRSNARLQQPLGTQDGPADGTVAAEDVCGATSHAAGSREQQLSPRMSPGLWDNSCPDDDYGLVANKRRSYSFTSATYQKIVPVAVPQEPPEAGSSYSVTLYISEQAAAMPRARCHSFVARPGSPQDMLGEKTPGPPRPKNKSVFKKFFGKKE; encoded by the exons ATGTCGGGCAGCACGGCGAGGAAGGTGCAGCCCTTCACCATCAGCACCAAGCTCTCGCTGCCCAAGTGCGCCGCCGAGTTCTCCGCCGACTCCTGCCCCGGCATCGCCCTCGCCTCCGCGCTGGACGGCCGCCGCGGGCTCCGTGCCGGCCTGGAGCAGCGCATCTCCCTGTACCTGGCCCAGGCGCGGGCCGGCCCCCGCGAGCAGCCCCGCGGCACCGGCAGCGGCACCGGCGCCGGCCCGGCCGGGGGGGGCGAGGAGGAGAGGGTGAGCCGCGGCGCCCTGGCGCGCTCCATCAAGAGGATCACGCTGTCCAACTGGCACGGGGGGGACGCGGGGGCACCGCGGGACCCCGCCCGGGTCGGCGGCGAGAGgaaccacaacaacaacaacagcgGCGCGGGGACGGCGCACGTCAAG GTCTTTCTTAGGAAGGATGTGGATGCTGAGGATGAGAAGCGTGAGGCTGGCAGCCCCCGGTCCGGCGGTTTCTCCTCTCCCGTGGACGGAGGCTCCCCTTTTGGTATG CTGGCGGGAGCCCCTCCAGCAGCGCCCCACAGGGAGAGTCCCAGGAGCAAGGAGCTGGTGGCAGCGAGAAGCAGCAGGCAGATTGCTGTGGGACCCCCGGGCACGCCCGAGCCAAGCCCCCCGCTCGCCCAATTCAACCgggaggtgctgcag GCGGAAGGCTGGGTGCTAGGCAAGCTGCGGGACCTGAAGGATGGCTGCGACCTCCAGGACTGGGAACAGGCGACTCAGACCCTGCAGAGAGAGATGAAGGACTTCGAGAACACGTTGATAAAGCTCAACCAG ATGGGTGAGCAGCTGATGTGTGGGCCGAGTCCCGGCGCCGAGGCGGTGCGGAGGCAGCTGCTGGCCCTGCGGGAACAGTGGCAGCTCCTGAGACAGACGGCCGCCAACCAGAGCCGGGCCCTGGGTGGGCTGCGCAGCCTGCAGGACTTTGGCAGGAAGGCGGAGCGGCTGGAGGCCTGGATGCGGAGCAAG GAGGAGAAGCCCTCCCTggcagccctcctgcaggagAGCCCGGACAAGATCCAGCTCACCCGCCGCATCCTCGACTTGAAGCAG gaggagcagcagttCCAGAGCCTGCATGAGGAGCTTAACAGCCTGGCCCAGAAGCTAGAGAAACAAGGCAAAAGTGAGAGCAGGACCATCTCCGCCCGGCGCAAGCACCTCAATAAGAT GTGGCTGCGGCTGCAGGGGACCCTGAAGGAGCACCACGAGGCTCTGCAGCTGGCCCTGGAGGTTGCTACCTTCCTGCAGCAAGCGGATGCCCTGCTGGATGCCATCCATGCCAAG CGGAGGAACGTCTGCAGCGGGGGGAAGcaaggagaagctgaaatgaGCCGGGATCAGGATGTCAGGGACATAGCCAGCCAAGTGATG ATGCTGGACGTGACTGTGtcccagctgctcagcctgcagcccagcttGGCAGCTCGTGTCACTGCCAAGCACCGAGATGTGAAGGAGAGCTGggcccagctccagcaggcaCTGAG GAACGAGAAGGCTCCAGCACTGGCTCCAGTGAGTGGTTTCCCGGGGAGTGAAGCTGTGGCTGTAATCACTGAGCCCTGTGGACGTGTTATTGTCCAGGAGTTGGAGGGGAAGAACACAGGAGACAGACAGAAGAGAGGTCCTGGTGTCACG GTGCAGAAGGACGTGGCGAGGAAGATGGTGGAGCACGTGCGAGGTGAGAGGAGCAGCCCTGGATCTGCAGCACCAGGAGGGGACAGCAAGAG gaagaggaaagtCCCGGCAGAGGCAGAGCGGGGCACGCGGCCACTGGAGGCCCAGGTGCAGGGTGCCTGCCAG gaggagcaggaggcagcggGCAGCCCGCAGGTGGAGGCCATGCTGCGGGAGCTGGGTGAGCTGTGGGAGGACCTGCAGAGGAAGCACCAGGAGAATGGCGCGGTGCTGCGGGAAATCGATAAG GCGCTGAGGCTGGTGGGGGAGCTGGACCGTGCTGAACGATGGCTGCAAGCTGTGGCCGGGTCGCTCTCAGAGCCAGCCCCCATGCGAAGCCCCACGGAGCTGCGCCGGGACCTGGAGGGGACAGACCAGCTGGAGAGGCAGCTCACGCTATGCGGCCTCAAGCTCCAGGCACTGCGGGAGGAGGCAGCGAGCGAGACATCCGTGGAGCATGAGGGGGCGAAGAAGATGCAGAGGAAGGTGGAGATGGTGGAGGAGAA GCTGGCACGAGTGCAGTCAGCGCTGCGGCGCCGAGCCGCTGACCTGCGTGACTCCTTGGTGCTGTCCGAGTTCCTGCAGAACCTGCAAGAGGAGGAGTCACGAAGCCGGCAGGGACCTGAGGCG CCAGGGAGCAGGTGTCGTGGCTCGCAGGGGGCTTTTCCCCCGCTCTCAGCCCAGGCTGAAGACAGCAAGGAGGTGAGCAGTCCTttgggagagctgcaggaggccGTGGAGATGCTGAACAGTGCGGTGAAGGAGCGTGAGCGGGTTGTGGAGGTGGCGGTGGAGACGGAAAGCCTGGAGTGCCTG GTGGCAGAGGTGTCCCCCTGCCTGGAGGCCCTTTGTTGCGAAGCCAAGGCCCTGGCTCGTGACACTGCCCAAGCAGAGAGCGGTTTCACCACAGTGAAAAGCGAGAAGGACCTCCCGGGGCTGCAGGGCCTGCAGAGCCggcagcaggagatggag CGTGTGGTGTCAGAGAGCCTGCAGGggaagctggaggagctggagcgGAAGGCTTCCCGCTTGCAagagctctgccccacacaccTGTGCCCCATCGGCCGGGAGGCGCAGCGCACACTGCGGGTGTGGGCAGAGCTgcgggagctgctgcaggagaccCGTGCCCACGTGCAGCAGGCTGGCCGGCTGCGGCACTTCTTCAAGGATTACTTGGCCATGAT CTCCTGGACAGAGGACACGCGGGCTCAGATCTTCTCAGAGAGCCCAAGCAGCCACGGTCTCCTGGAGCCCCAGTGTGAGGAGCTGGAAAGGAAGATTGAGGCGAAGCTGAAGGAGTTTGAgaagctggcagcagcagggcagcagctggtggCTGAGGAGCACAACTTGAGTGCAATG ATCCAGGAGcgcctggaggagctgcagagcatgctgggctgggtgctggtgCGCTGGCGAGCGCAGAGGCACCAGCGGGACCCTGGGAACAAGCAGGAGGACAGGAAGGATCCAGAGAGCCCCTTGCAAGCATCCCCTGCCAGCCAG GAGCAGAGTGCCCCGTGTGCTGGGGAGAGCATCCTTAGCCCAGACAGGATCAcgctctgctccctccccacaCCTGTGCCAGGTCCAGAGCCGCAGGTGCCAGTGGGAGCAGTGGGCTCCCTTCCAGCATCGCCTCTCTCGGACACACCActgggaggggagcagagctgggggaagCCTAGCAACCTGGGACCCCCTGAGGAGGCTGTGGCCTGGGATTCCTCTGAGACCTCTACGCTGCTGCTGCCGCCACGGGGCCCCAGCGGGCTGGGAGGAACAGTCAACTTGATCCTGAGCATCAGCAAGAAGGGTGAGAAGAAGAAGGTGCAGATTGAGGAGGCGCCAAGGACG GCACCACTGGAGGAGAGCTACGGGGAGAAAGCCAGGAAGAGTTCCAGCACACCGCAGCTGGTGAAGCGACCGCCTGCTGCGCCTTCCCGCCCGCCGGCACCCGGCGCTGGCACATCACCAGCTTCACACACCCTGCCCAAAGCCGGAGCCGGATCCCTCTTCAACAGCCtgcagaggagggagagggCGAAGGCCGAGCAGGCGCGGCTGCTGACGCTGCAGGGCATCATGGgctccagctccctgcagccctcgcCCGAGGAGCGCCGCGGCCCCACCAACACGTGGCCTCTCAAGTGCGGCCGCAGGAAGGCGGCgggggcagcccccagccccccgctcggggagctgctgctctacGTGAAGAACCCCCTGGTGCGGGACATTGATGCCGAGTGCGGGGCGACCCCCGGGCACCCCCAGCCCCGTTGCGTCTCCCCGGGCTCGAAGCCCGCGTGCCCCCAGCTTGCTCTGGGCTCCGTGCTGAGCCTGGAGCTGCCCAAGGACCTGGGGTGCCTCCGGGACGCGGCACCGcgggaggaggagaggcagggCGCGGGAGTGAGGCTCTGGCAGCCCGGCTGCGAGACAGGGCGGCAGGAGGAGGGCACGGGGGGACAGAGTCGGGATCTGGGGAAGGCCCCTAAGGGCGAGCGAGGAACGTGGTTTGAAGAGGTGAGCTTCAACCCCAGCTATGGCCGACACAAGGCCTGGGGCCTGGAGGAGCATCGCAGCCCGCGacaagccagcagtgctggtgagggAATCGTGGACTCTCGGCCGAGCCGGCCGCCCCACGTCAGCAGCCGGGAGCGGGACGCGTTGGCCACCCGCTCGTACCGGGATGGCAGCCCtggcagcggggccgggcgtCACGAAGCCGCTCGGCCGGAGCTGGGGCCATCCCCTGCCGGCACCTCGGGAGCGGCAGGAGCGGTCCCCAGCGCTGCCTGCGCTTCCCCTGCCGCTCCCACCCAGCTCTCTGTCTTTGAGTGGGAGCTGGGTCCCCCGCAGCCCCCCAGCCCGGTGCTGGGTACCGATGTGTGCCGCCCTGCCCGCGGGCAgtttgaggaggaggaggaggagctgcaggccatCTGGGATGGGGCGAGCGAGTGGCGGGCGCCCAGCCGCACAGCGGGCAGCCCCCCCGGCTCCGACACCGCCGGCCGGCCCCTCATCCTCTCGGCGGCCAACAACGTGCTGGTGGCCAAGTTCACCCTGCCCGGCGctgcccagctcctgcacagcccGCATGGGGAGAAGAGCCACGGGGCCACCCCCTGCTTGGAGGAGCCGCCATCCACAGCCCCCTCGGACAGCCCCGGCACGTGGGATCGGCACAGGCAGCgggaagaggagagggagggcaGCAAg gcTGCCACCGGGAAAGTGGAGTTCCAGATGATGGAGGGGACGCTGGAAAGGAAGCACGTGCTGCAGGCGGGGGGCAGAAAG GCGAGCTGCCGTACCTGGGGCCTCTTCCACGCCGTGCTGATGAGGCAGACGCTGTGCTTCTACCAGGACCGCAAGGACAGCCTCAAG agctccgTGGTGGCCCTTCCCCTGAACCTCTCCGGAGCCGTCTGCACGCCGGACACTGAGTACGTGAAGAAGACCAACTGCTTCAGGCTGCA GCTGCGGGATGGCTCCGAGTACCTCCTGAGggccccctcccagcccctcatGAACGAATGGGTCTCCAAGCTGCAGCAGAACTCAG GTTTCCCCGAAGTGGATTACTTCCAGGCAGCCACGCAGTGCATCGagagccccagggctgctggggg GTTCAGCAAGATGCCCGGCCCCGGGAGCCCTCACCTGCAGGGACACCACCAGGCCATGACTGCCAAGAGCCCGGAGATTGTGGTGCTGCCCCGCTCCAACGCCCGGCTGCAACAGCCGCTGGGCACCCAGGATGGCCCAGCTGATGGGACAGTGGCAGCAG aggATGTCTGTGGGGCCACCAGCCATGCAGCCGGGTCCAGGGAACAGCAGTTGTCACCCAGGATGTCTCCTGGGCTGTGGGACAACAGCTGCCCAGACGATGACTACGGGCTGGTGGCCAACAAGAGGAGGTCCTACTCCTTCACATCAG CCACCTACCAGAAGATCGTGCCTGTGGCCGTGCCCCAGGAGCCACCGGAGGCCGGGAGCAGCTACTCGGTCACGCTGTACATCAGTGAGCAAGCAGCAGCCATGCCCAGGGCACGCTGCCACTCCTTCGTGGCCCGGCCAGGGAGCCCACAGGACATGCTGGGGGAGAAGACCCCCGGCCCCCCTCGCCCCAAGAACAAATCCGTCTTCAAGAAGTTCTTTGGGAAGAAGGAGTGA
- the CAPN11 gene encoding calpain-1 catalytic subunit isoform X1, with the protein MMPFGGIAARLQRDRLRAEGVGEHNNAVKYLNQDYEALKQECIESGTLFRDPQFPAGPTALGFKELGPYSSKTRGVEWKRPSELVDDPQFIVGGATRTDICQGALGDCWLLAAIGSLTLNEELLHRVVPHGQSFQEDYAGIFHFQIWQFGEWVDVVVDDLLPTKDGELLFVHSAECTEFWSALLEKAYAKLNGCYESLSGGSTTEGFEDFTGGVAEMYDLKRAPRNMGHIIRKALERGSLLGCSIDITSAFDMEAVTFKKLVKGHAYSVTAFKDVNYRGQQEQLIRIRNPWGQVEWTGAWSDGSSEWDNIDPSDREELQLKMEDGEFWMSFRDFMREFSRLEICNLTPDALTKDELSRWHTQVFEGTWRRGSTAGGCRNNPATFWINPQFKIKLLEEDDDPGDDEVACSFLVALMQKHRRRERRVGGDMHTIGFAVYEVPEEAQGSQNVHLKKDFFLRNQSRARSETFINLREVSNQIRLPPGEYIVVPSTFEPHKEADFILRVFTEKQSDTAELDEEISADLADEEEITEDDIEDGFKNMFQQLAGEDMEISVFELKTILNRVIARHKDLKTDGFSLDSCRNMVNLMDKDGSARLGLVEFQILWNKIRSWLTIFRQYDLDKSGTMSSYEMRMALESAGFKLNNKLHQVVVARYADAETGVDFDNFVCCLVKLETMFRFFHSMDRDGTGTAVMNLAEWLLLTMCG; encoded by the exons ATGATGCCCTTTGGGGGGATCGCTGCCCGGCTGCAGAGGGACCGCCTGAGAGCCGAGGGGGTCGGCGAGCACAACAACGCTGTCAAGTACCTCAACCAGGACTATGAAGCCCTCAAGCAAGAGTGCATCGAGAGTGGCACCCTCTTCAGGGACCCCCAGTTCCCAGCTGGCCCCACTGCCCTCGGCTTCAAGGAGCTGGGGCCATACTCCAGCAAGACACGGGGCGTGGAGTGGAAGCGTCCATCG GAATTAGTGGATGACCCTCAGTTCATCGTTGGTGGTGCAACCCGGACAGATATCTGCCAAGGAGCTCTGG gtgactgctggctgctggctgccatcGGCTCCCTCACTCTCAACGAGGAACTCCTGCACCGTGTGGTGCCCCACGGGCAGAGCTTCCAGGAGGACTACGCTGGCATCTTCCACTTCCAG ATCTGGCAGTTTGGTGAGTGGGTGGACGTGGTGGTGGACGACCTGCTGCCCACCAAGGACGGGGAGCTCCTGTTTGTGCATTCAGCAGAGTGCACAGAGTTCTGGAGTGCTCTGCTGGAGAAGGCTTACGCCAA GCTGAACGGCTGCTACGAGTCGCTCTCAGGGGGCAGCACCACTGAGGGCTTTGAGGATTTCACCGGCGGCGTAGCGGAGATGTATGACCTCAAGCGGGCACCGCGCAACATGGGCCACATCATCCGCAAGGCACTGGAGAGGGGgtccctgctgggctgctccatCGAC ATCACAAGTGCCTTTGATATGGAAGCAGTGACCTTCAAGAAGCTGGTGAAGGGCCATGCCTATTCTGTCACCGCCTTCAAAGAT GTGAACTACCGGGGTCAGCAGGAACAGCTCATCCGTATCAGAAACCCCTGGGGTCAGGTGGAGTGGACTGGAGCCTGGAGTGATGG TTCTTCCGAGTGGGACAACATTGACCCCAGCGACAGAGAAGAGCTGCAACTGAAGATGGAGGATGGAGAGTTTTG GATGTCTTTCCGGGACTTCATGAGGGAGTTCTCCAGGCTGGAGATCTGCAACCTAACCCCCGATGCCCTCACCAAAGATGAGCTCAGCAGGTGGCACACACAGGTGTTCGAGGGCACATGGCGCCGagggagcactgctgggggctgcaggaacAACCCAG CCACATTCTGGATCAATCCCCAGTTTAAGATCAAGCTGCTGGAAGAGGATGATGACCCTGGGGATGACGAGGTGGCTTGCAGCTTCTTGGTGGCCCTGATGCAGAAGCACCGTAGGAGGGAGCGGCGAGTAGGGGGCGACATGCATACCATCGGCTTCGCTGTCTACGAG gTTCCTGAGGAG GCCCAGGGAAGCCAGAATGTGCACTTGAAGAAGGACTTCTTCCTGCGAAACCAGTCGCGGGCACGCTCTGAGACCTTCATCAACTTGAGGGAAGTGAGCAACCAGATCCGGCTGCCCCCTGGCGAGTACATCGTTGTGCCCTCCACCTTTGAGCCACACAAGGAGGCCGACTTCATACTGCGGGTCTTCACCGAGAAGCAGTCAGACACAGC GGAGCTGGATGAGGAGATCTCGGCAGACCTGGCAGATGAG GAAGAAATAACCGAGGACGACATTGAGGATGGTTTCAAGAACATGttccagcagctggcaggggAG GACATGGAAATCAGCGTCTTCGAGCTCAAGACGATTCTGAACAGAGTGATCGCCAGAC acAAAGATCTGAAGACGGATGGCTTCAGTCTGGACTCCTGCCGCAACATGGTCAACCTGATGGAT AAAGATGGCAGTGCCCGCCTGGGGCTGGTGGAGTTCCAGATCCTATGGAACAAGATCCGCAGCTGGCTG ACAATCTTCCGCCAGTATGACCTGGATAAATCAGGCACCATGAGCTCATACGAGATGCGCATGGCTCTAGAGTCAGCTG GTTTCAAGCTGAATAACAAGCTGCATCAGGTGGTGGTTGCCCGTTACGCAGATGCTGAGACGGGCGTGGACTTCGACAACTTTGTCTGCTGCCTGGTGAAGCTGGAGACAATGTTCA GGTTCTTCCACAGCATGGATCGTGATGGCACTGGCACCGCTGTCATGAATCTCGCTGAG tggctgctgctgacaaTGTGCGGCTAG